A region of Clarias gariepinus isolate MV-2021 ecotype Netherlands chromosome 25, CGAR_prim_01v2, whole genome shotgun sequence DNA encodes the following proteins:
- the cbln2a gene encoding cerebellin-2a — protein sequence MGSPAVSLLLSCALLLSVSVSRSQTHNDTEPVVLEGKCLVVCDSNPSSDGGVTSSFGISVRAPGAKVAFSAVRGTNHEPSEMSNKSMTIYFDQVLVNIGHHFDLKTSVFQAPRRGIYSFSFHVVKVYNRQTIQVNLMHNEYPVISAFAGDQDVTREAASNGVLLLLERDDRLYLKLERGNLMGGWKYSTFSGFLVFPL from the exons ATGGGATCTCCAGCcgtttctctccttctctcctgcGCTCTGCTACTCTCTGTCTCAGTGTCTCGCTCTCAGACACACAACGACACCGAGCCCGTGGTTCTGGAGGGGAAATGCCTGGTGGTGTGCGACTCCAATCCGTCCTCAGACGGGGGCGTCACCTCCTCGTTCGGGATCTCGGTGCGAGCTCCGGGGGCGAAGGTGGCATTCTCGGCCGTCAGGGGGACGAACCACGAACCGTCCGAAATGAGCAACAAGTCCATGACCATCTACTTCGACCAG GTTCTCGTCAACATCGGCCACCATTTTGACCTGAAGACGAGTGTGTTCCAAGCACCGAGGCGCGGCATTTACAGCTTCAGCTTCCACGTCGTCAAGGTCTACAACCGTCAGACCATCCAG GTGAACCTGATGCACAACGAGTACCCGGTCATATCAGCGTTCGCAGGAGATCAGGACGTGACCCGTGAGGCAGCGAGTAACGGCGTTCTCCTGCTTCTGGAGCGAGATGACCGACTCTACCTGAAACTGGAAAGAGGGAACCTCATGGGAGGATGGAAATATTCCACCTTCTCGGGATTTCTCGTCTTCCCGCTCTGA